One window from the genome of Palaemon carinicauda isolate YSFRI2023 chromosome 24, ASM3689809v2, whole genome shotgun sequence encodes:
- the LOC137618404 gene encoding uncharacterized protein: MGIKHIGWVPRDYKESRGRKRRRWIDKLRKFAGVDHSLHQWKDQILLPIPPLLPDITQPNLISPPPKPNITSPPPKPNITSPPPKPNITLPPPKPNITSPPLKPNITLPPPKPNITLPPPKPNITSPPPKPNITLPPPKPNITSPPLKPNITLPPPKPNITLPPPKPNLTTLT, from the exons atgggcattaagcatataggatgggtccctagagactacaAAGAaagccggggaaggaagagaaggcgatggattgacaaactaagaaagtttgctggtgtggaccaTAGCTTACACCAGTGGAAGGAC CAAATCCTCTTGCCTATCCCTCCTCTTCTTCCTGACATAACTCAACCTAATCTAATCTCACCTCCTCCCAAACCCAACATAACCTCACCTCCTCCCAAACCCAACATAACCTCACCTCCTCCCAAACCCAACATAACCTTACCTCCTCCCAAACCCAACATAACCTCACCTCCTCTCAAACCCAACATAACCTTACCTCCTCCCAAACCCAACATAACCTTACCTCCTCCCAAACCCAACATAACCTCACCTCCTCCCAAACCCAACATAACCTTACCTCCTCCCAAACCCAACATAACCTCACCTCCTCTCAAACCCAACATAACCTTACCTCCTCCCAAACCCAACATAACCTTACCTCCTCCCAAACCCAACCTAACTACTCTGACCTAA